One Miscanthus floridulus cultivar M001 chromosome 11, ASM1932011v1, whole genome shotgun sequence DNA window includes the following coding sequences:
- the LOC136491846 gene encoding uncharacterized protein has translation MSHLKLVRNMRAQSDLWFADYLLRIGGGMEELNEDGNVRIPDEICVSYSGDAEKDIHTLIDIIFLDLNANMANKDYITTRAILSIRNDWVDMINMKMIDMFQGGETVYHSFDSAVDDPHNYYPSEFLNSLTPNGLPPHVLKLKLGCPVILLRNIDPANGLCNGTRLVVRGF, from the coding sequence ATGAGCCACCTAAAGCTCGTCCGCAACATGAGGGCTCAGAGTGACCTGTGGTTTGCAGATTATCTATTGCGCATTGGTGGTGGAATGGAAGAGCTTAACGAAGATGGCAATGTACGTATTCCAGATGAGATATGTGTCTCGTACTCTGGAGATGCCGAGAAAGATATTCATACATTGATCGACATCATCTTTCTAGATCTAAATGCAAACATGGCAAACAAAGACTACATCACCACCAGAGCGATTTTATCTATACGTAACGATTGGGtggacatgatcaatatgaaaatgaTTGATATGTTCCAGGGCGGCGAGACGGTGTATCATAGTTTTGACTCCGCGGTAGATGATCCACATAACTACTATCCATCAGAGTTCCTTAACAGTTTGACCCCCAATGGGCTGCCTCCACACGTCTTGAAGCTCAAGCTCGGGTGTCCTGTcatattgcttaggaatattgaccCTGCCAATGGGCTATGCAATGGTACAAGGCTGGTGGTGCGGGGGTTCTGA
- the LOC136494521 gene encoding uncharacterized protein has product MVEDDYDEDVIFEEDEEEDEAYFFAEQEDDEEGTNVEHILDMDEEENSEPNVSNPYDRVYANVPSESHMLPSVPNYEHCNAKKFEGESPGLCCWGGKIHLSTPETPPELMRLWSSSDADARHFCANIRYFNGHFSFTSLYCHLDRVTTNMRIYGVYTFCAHG; this is encoded by the exons ATGGTTGAGGATG ACTATGATGAGGATGTCATatttgaggaggacgaggaagaggatgaggcgtACTTTTTCGCCGAACAAG AAGACGATGAGGAGGGAACCAACGTCGAGCACATTCTCGACATGGATGAGGAAGAGAATAGTGAGCCTAATGTCTCGAATCCATACGATAGGGTTTACGCTAATGTCCCGTCAGAGTCACACATGCTACCGTCGGTGCCGAACTACGAGCACTGCAACGCAAAGAAATTCGAGGGTGAATCGCCcggattatgttgttggggtggAAAGATTCATCTTTCAACTCCTGAGACACCACcagagctcatgaggttgtggtcaAGCTCCGACGCTGATGCTAGGCACTTTTGTGCAAACATCAGATATTTCAATGGCCACTTCTCTTTCACTTCTTTGTACTGCCACCTAGATCGTGTGACCACTAACATGCGAATCTACGGTGTCTACACATTCTGTGCCCATGGCTAG
- the LOC136491847 gene encoding uncharacterized protein — MGHVENLEDYRVELNLDQRLDQRTYNVPLTSEVAAVWVEGSECYGQFEHSVLLQGKDRSIHVIRSYNACYNPLSYPVFFPMGELGWHNCIPEVGVTMAQVDRARTIIKKHAKNGGDDDGEPISNTCVSVRDYYCYKFQMRTGIFNPILYGRRLCQQFAIDTYIKIESSRLDYMRNNQDTLRADLYQGLVDSMHSGEGSAENVGRCTVLSSSFIGGPHDMRHRYIDVMALVRKYGKPDVFLTMTCNPNWDEIKNELYPGQTPLDRPDLITRVFRAKLEAMRKMLMEKDILGKVKAYIYVVEF, encoded by the exons ATGGGACATGTTGAAAACCTCGAGGATTACCGGGTCGAGTTGAACCTTGACCAGCGGCTTGACCAGAGAACATATAACGTGCCATTGACATCAGAGGTGGCCGCCGTCTGGGTTGAAGGGAGTGAGTGTTACGGCCAATTCGAGCATAGTGTTCTCCTGCAAGGGAAGGATCGGTCTATACACGTCATCCGCTCATATAATGCATGCTACAACCCACTGTCATACCCGGTGTTCTTTCCAATGGGTGAGCTCGGGTGGCACAACTGCATTCCAGAAGTGGGTGTGACTATGGCTCAAGTTGATCGAGCTCGAACAATCATTAAAAAGCATGCTAAGaatggtggtgatgatgatggag AACCTATTTCAAATACATGTGTCTCCGTGCGTGACTACTACTGCTACAAGTTCCAGATGCGGACAGGGATATTTAATCCAATACTCTATGGACGGCGTCTTTGCCAGCAGTTCGCCATCGACACCTACATCAAGATTGAGAGCTCGCGTTTAGACTACATGAGGAACAATCAGGATACTTTGAGGGCTGACCTATACCAAGGCCTAGTGGATAGCATGCATTCGGGTGAAGGATCTGCTGAGAATGTCGGAAGGTGTACTGTCCTATCTTCGTCATTCATCGGAGGACCCCATGATATGAGGCACCGATACATTGATGTAATGGCTCTGGTGAGAAAGTATGGTAAACCTGATGTCTTCCTCACAATGACATGCAACCCTAACTGGGATGAGATCAAGAATGAACTTTATCCAGGCCAGACACCACTGGACCGCCCAGATCTCATCACACGGGTATTCAGAGCAAAGTTAGAGGCAATGAGGAAAATGTTGATGGAGAAAGACATACTTGGGAAGGTGAAGGCCTACATATATGTAGTGGAGTTCTAG
- the LOC136491845 gene encoding cellulose synthase-like protein H1, protein MASTKTKLQLQERVRLPRTAWKLADLAVLFLLLALLARRASSLVAAGCAAPACTWCWVAALVCEAWFTVVWLININAKWNPVRFDTHPERLAQRTSDDELPAVGMFVTTADPKLEPPLVTVNTVLSLLALYYPAGKLTCYVSDDGCSAVTCYALREAAEFAKLWVPFCKKYGVGVRAPFVYFSSGAAGAAADAEFLRAWTLMKNEYEELVRRIENAEEDSLVRRGNGEFAEFVGADRRNHPTIIKVLWDSSSKSKSNQAADDGIPSLIYVSREKSPTQHHHFKAGAMNVLVRTSSVFTVRSHLTALLAPYCLIANRSFLPKSSEPGFVIPLALFLAYNAYNLGEYKDCRLSARAWWNNHRMQRIVSSSAWLLAFLTVVLKTVGLSETVFEVTRKEQQSSSDGDAGDGADNADPGRFTFDSSPVFVPPTALAMLSIVAVAVGAWRVVAGAVPAAGVLGAGELVCCGWLVLCFWPFVRGLVGKGSYGIPWSVRLKAALLVAAFAHLCTRN, encoded by the exons ATGGCGAGCACTAAGAcgaagctgcagctgcaggagagGGTCCGGCTCCCCCGCACGGCGTGGAAGCTGGCTGACCTCGCCGTTCTCTTCCTGCTCCTGGCCCTCCTCGCTCGCCGTGCGTCCTCGCTGGTGGCGGCGGGCTGCGCGGCGCCGGCGTGCACGTGGTGCTGGGTCGCCGCGCTCGTCTGCGAGGCGTGGTTCACGGTGGTGTGGCTCATCAACATAAACGCCAAGTGGAACCCGGTCCGCTTCGACACGCACCCTGAACGCCTAGCCCAACG GACGAGCGACGACGAGCTGCCCGCGGTGGGCATGTTCGTGACGACGGCGGACCCGAAGCTGGAGCCGCCGCTGGTGACGGTGAACACGGTGCTGTCGCTGCTGGCGCTGTACTACCCAGCGGGCAAGCTGACGTGCTACGTCTCCGACGACGGATGCTCGGCGGTGACCTGCTACGCGCTGCGCGAGGCCGCCGAGTTCGCCAAGCTCTGGGTTCCCTTCTGCAAGAAGTACGGTGTCGGGGTCCGGGCCCCCTTCGTGTACTTCTCCTCCGGCGCTGCGggagccgccgccgacgccgagtTCTTGCGCGCTTGGACACTCATGAAG AACGAGTACGAGGAGTTGGTCCGCCGGATCGAGAACGCCGAAGAGGACTCTCTAGTCCGGCGCGGCAACGGCGAGTTCGCCGAATTCGTGGGTGCTGACCGCAGGAACCACCCGACCATAATCAAG GTGCTCTGGGACAGCAgcagcaagagcaagagcaatcAGGCTGCAGACGATGGAATCCCCAGCCTCATATACGTCTCGAGGGAGAAGAGCCCCACACAGCACCACCACTTCAAGGCCGGCGCCATGAACGTCCTGGTACGTACATCATCGGTGTTCACCGTCCGTAGT CACCTTACTGCATTGTTAGCACCTTACTGCCTCATTGCGAATCGCTCCTTCTTGCCAAAG TCGTCAGAGCCGGGTTTCGTCATCCCGCTGGCGCTGTTCCTAGCCTACAACGCGTACAACCTGGGCGAGTACAAGGACTGCCGGCTATCGGCGCGCGCCTGGTGGAACAACCACAGGATGCAGCGGATCGTGTCGTCGTCCGCCTGGCTGCTCGCGTTCCTCACCGTGGTCCTCAAGACGGTCGGCCTGTCGGAGACAGTGTTCGAGGTGACGCGCAAGGAGCAGCAGAGCTCGTCCGACGGAGACGCTGGCGATGGCGCGGACAACGCCGATCCGGGGCGGTTCACCTTCGACTCGTCGCCGGTGTTCGTCCCGCCGACGGCGCTCGCGATGCTGAgcatcgtcgccgtcgccgtcggagCGTGGAGGGTGGTCGCCGGTGCGGTGCCCGCCGCCGGTGTCCTGGGCGCCGGGGAGCTCGTGTGCTGTGGATGGCTGGTGCTCTGCTTCTGGCCGTTCGTGAGGGGGCTTGTCGGCAAGGGAAGCTACGGCATCCCCTGGAGCGTCAGGCTCAAGGCTGCTCTGCTCGTCGCCGCGTTCGCGCACCTGTGCACACGCAACTAA